In Acinonyx jubatus isolate Ajub_Pintada_27869175 chromosome B3, VMU_Ajub_asm_v1.0, whole genome shotgun sequence, a genomic segment contains:
- the LYSET gene encoding lysosomal enzyme trafficking factor isoform X1, translating to MVAFSEMPKPPDYSELSDSLTLAVGTGRFSGPLHRAWRMMNFRQRMGWIGVGLYLLASAAAFYYVFEINETYNRLALEHIQQHPEEPLEGTTWTHSLKARLLSLPFWFWTIIFLIPYLQMFLFLYSCTRADPKTVGYCIIPICLAVICNRHQAFVKASNQISRLQLIDT from the exons ATGGTGGCTTTCTCTGAAATGCCAAAACCACCCGATTATTCAGAACTGAGTGACTCTTTAACGCTTGCCGTGGGAACAGGAAGATTTTCGGGACCATT gcACAGAGCATGGAGAATGATGAACTTCCGTCAGAGGATGGGATGGATTGGAGTGGGATTGTATTTGTTAGCAAGTGCAGCAGCATTTTACTATGTTTTTGAAATCAATGAGACTTACAACAGGCTGGCCTTGGAACACATTCAGCAGCACCCGGAAGAGCCCCTTGAAGGAACCACATGGACACACTCCTTGAAAGCTCGGTTACTCTCCCTGCCGTTTTGGTTTTGGACAATTATTTTTCTGATCCCTTATTTACAGATGTTTTTGTTCCTCTATTCTTGTACAAGAGCTGACCCCAAAACGGTGGGCTATTGTATTATCCCCATATGCTTGGCAGTTATTTGCAATCGCCACCAGGCATTTGTCAAGGCTTCTAATCAGATCAGCAGACTACAACTGATTGACACGTAA
- the MOAP1 gene encoding modulator of apoptosis 1 gives MTLRLLEDWCRGMDVNPRKALLIAGIPPTCTVAEIEEALRAGLAPLGEYSLLGRMFRRVENWNVALVGLTEETRHALVPKEIPGKGGVWRVIFKPPDPDNEFLSRLNEFLEGEGTTLGELTSALGYGNDRSDLDQDRIPEIQAPILAQALDEALQPALQYLKYKKLRVFSGSDPPEPGEEEFESWLFHTTQMMKTWQVSDAEKRRRLLESLRGPAFDVIRVLKINNPSITVAECLRALEQVFGVIDNPRELQVRYLTTYQKDEEKLSAYVLRLEPLLQKLVERGAIEKDVVNQARLDQIFAGAIHRTLRRKLPVPKDGPAPGFLELLALIKDEEAAEEEEALLQAGLKGHFS, from the coding sequence ATGACGCTGAGACTTTTAGAAGACTGGTGCAGGGGGATGGATGTGAACCCTCGGAAAGCGCTGTTGATTGCCGGCATCCCCCCGACCTGCACTGTGGCGGAAATCGAGGAGGCTCTGCGGGCTGGTTTAGCGCCCTTGGGCGAGTACTCACTGCTGGGGAGGATGTTCCGGCGGGTGGAGAACTGGAATGTAGCCTTAGTAGGGCTAACCGAGGAGACTAGGCATGCTCTGGTCCCTAAGGAGATCCCTGGAAAAGGGGGTGTCTGGAGAGTGATCTTTAAGCCTCCGGACCCGGATAATGAATTTTTAAGCAGATTAAACGAATTCTTAGAGGGAGAGGGTACAACACTGGGTGAGTTGACCAGCGCTCTTGGATATGGAAACGACCGTTCCGACCTAGACCAGGACAGGATCCCAGAAATACAGGCCCCTATATTGGCACAGGCATTAGATGAGGCTCTTCAGCCTGCCCTGCAATACCTGAAATACAAAAAGCTGAGAGTGTTCTCAGGCAGCGATCCTCCAGAACCAGGAGAAGAAGAATTTGAATCTTGGCTGTTTCATACCACTCAGATGATGAAGACATGGCAGGTGTCAGATGCAGAGAAAAGAAGGCGATTGCTAGAGAGCCTTAGAGGCCCAGCATTTGATGTTATTCGAGTCCTTAAGATAAACAATCCTTCCATTACAGTCGCTGAATGCCTGCGGGCCCTTGAGCAGGTTTTTGGGGTTATCGACAATCCTAGGGAATTGCAGGTCAGGTATCTGACCACTTAtcagaaggatgaagaaaaacTGTCTGCTTACGTGTTAAGGTTGGAGCCTTTATTACAGAAGCTGGTAGAGAGAGGAGCAATCGAGAAAGATGTTGTGAATCAGGCCCGCCTAGACCAAATCTTTGCCGGAGCAATCCACAGAACGCTTCGCAGGAAGCTTCCCGTGCCAAAGGACGGCCCCGCCCCTGGCTTTTTGGAATTACTGGCACTGATAAAGGATGAAGAGgcagctgaggaggaggaggccctTCTCCAGGCAGGGTTAAAAGGGCATTTCTCCTGA
- the LYSET gene encoding lysosomal enzyme trafficking factor isoform X2, with product MMNFRQRMGWIGVGLYLLASAAAFYYVFEINETYNRLALEHIQQHPEEPLEGTTWTHSLKARLLSLPFWFWTIIFLIPYLQMFLFLYSCTRADPKTVGYCIIPICLAVICNRHQAFVKASNQISRLQLIDT from the coding sequence ATGATGAACTTCCGTCAGAGGATGGGATGGATTGGAGTGGGATTGTATTTGTTAGCAAGTGCAGCAGCATTTTACTATGTTTTTGAAATCAATGAGACTTACAACAGGCTGGCCTTGGAACACATTCAGCAGCACCCGGAAGAGCCCCTTGAAGGAACCACATGGACACACTCCTTGAAAGCTCGGTTACTCTCCCTGCCGTTTTGGTTTTGGACAATTATTTTTCTGATCCCTTATTTACAGATGTTTTTGTTCCTCTATTCTTGTACAAGAGCTGACCCCAAAACGGTGGGCTATTGTATTATCCCCATATGCTTGGCAGTTATTTGCAATCGCCACCAGGCATTTGTCAAGGCTTCTAATCAGATCAGCAGACTACAACTGATTGACACGTAA